From Aegilops tauschii subsp. strangulata cultivar AL8/78 chromosome 5, Aet v6.0, whole genome shotgun sequence:
CCGCTTCGTGCCGGGCGCCAACCTGTTCGGCTACGGCAACGGCACGGCCAAGGGCGGCGCCCCCGGCGCGCGCGTCGCGGCGTACAAGGTGTGCTGGCGCCCCGTCAACGGCAGCGAGTGCTTCGACGCCGACATCATCGCGGCCTTCGACGCGGCCATCCACGACGGGGTCGACGTCCTCTCCGTCTCCCTCGGCGGCGCGCCCACCGACTACTTCAGGGACGGCGTCGCCATCGGGTCGTTCCACGCCGTCAGGAACGGCGTCACCGTGGTCACCTCCGCTGGCAACTCCGGGCCCGGGGCCGGCACGGTGTCCAACACCGCGCCGTGGCTCGTCACCGTGGGGGCCAGCACCATGGACCGCGAGTTCCCGGCCTACCTGGTCCTCGGCAACAAGAAGCGGATCAAAGTATGTTGCTTCTGCCCGAATTATCTTCAGTCGATTCTGCTTATGTGACCATCTCTCCCGTGGTAAGGTAACACTTTTATCTTTTGCACAGGGACAAAGCCTGTCGCCGGTGCCCCTGCCTGCCAACAAGCATTACCGGCTGATCAGCTCTGTAGAGGCCAAGGCAGAAGATGCAACAGTGGCCCAAGCGTAAGATAACTCGATCGTGCTGCTGAAATTTACTTTCAATTGTTTGACAGACATGAAACTGTAACCATCTTATTATGATTGCAGGCAACTGTGCATGGAGGGGTCGCTGGACAAGAAGAAAGCGAGGGGGAAGATCGTGGTGTGCATGCGCGGGAAGAACGCGCGAGTGGAGAAAGGCGAGGCGGTTCATCGAGCCGGCGGGGTTGGGCTGGTGCTGGCGAATGACGAGGCCACCGGGAACGAGATGATCGCCGACGCGCACGTGCTCCCGGCCACCCACATCACCTATTCCGATGGAGTCGCGCTGCTCGCCTACATGAATTCAACCAGGTAGGTGCTGCATATATACACATATTTCAGGAATGCCATGAACAGGGCCTATTAGCTCAGCTGGTTAGAGCGTCGTGCTAATAACGCGAAGGTCACAGGTTCGAGACCTGTATGGGCCATTATTATTTTTGTCGACCTTTTTTTGATCCTGAACATCAAAATGTTGTGCAGGTTGGCGTCGGGCTACATCACCCTGCCAAACACCGCGCTGGAGACGAAGCCGGCGCCGTTCATGGCCGCCTTCTCCTCTCAGGGCCCAAACACGGTCACTCCTCAGATCCTCAAGGTCCGGCCggcttttctctcacaagattgGCCATGCCGCCCTTAATCACAGTAACATCTCTACCACCATGCTAAGCATCTTAGCGTATGTTGCGTGTGTCGCAGCCTGACATCACCGCGCCGGGGGTGAGCATCCTGGCGGCCTTCACCGGCCTGGCCGGCCCGACCGGCCTCACCTTCGACAGCCGCCGCGTCCTCTTCAACTCCGAGTCCGGCACCTCCATGTCCTGCCCGCACGTCGCCGGCATCGCCGGCCTCCTCAAGGCCCTCCACCCCGACTGGAGCCCCGCCGCCATCAAGTCCGCCATCATGACCACCAGTAAATGAATTAGTTGAACAACAAAAACACTTCAGACCAATCTCCCCCGTGCTGCCGCTGACGAGAAGACTCGTCGTTTCGTCTCTTGCAGCCAGGGTGCAGGACAACACGCGGAGGCCGATGAGCAACTCGTCGTTCCTGCGCGCCACGCCCTTCGCCTACGGCGCCGGCCACGTGCAGCCCAACCGCGCCGCCGACCCGGGCCTCGTCTACGACACGAACGCCACGGACTACCTCCACTTCCTCTGCGCGCTGGGCTACAACTCCACCGTGATCGGCACGTTCATGGACGGCCCGAACGCCTGCCCGGCGAGGCCGCGGAAGCCGGAGGACCTCAACTACCCGTCGGTCACGGTGCCCCACCTGTCCGCGTCCGGCGAGCCGCGCACCGTCACGAGGAGGGTGCGGAACGTGGGCGCGGAGCCGGCGGCGTACGACGTGAGGGTCCGCGAGCCGCGCGGCGTGTCCGTGTCCGTGCGGCCCAGCCGGCTGGAGTTCGCCGCGGCGGGGGAGGAGAAGGAGTTCGCCGTGACGTTCAGGGCCAGGGCGGGGCGTTTCTTGCCCGGCGAGTACGTGTTCGGGCAGATGGTGTGGTCGGACGGCGCCGGGCGGCGCCGCCACCGCGTCAGGAGCCCCGTCGTCGTCAGGGTCGGCGCCCATAGGACGAGCAAAACCAGTGTCCCCGTCGCCTGACGAGCTTCGCTGTTTCGTTATCAGCAAACGATGCGCTGAACAAAAAAGTTCGGTCCGTCGACAACAAGTGTCCATATGTGCCAGTACAAACTGTTCTTTGAGCGGTTAATGAAGTTGGACTTGGATATACTTCTTGATAAAAAAGAAGTTCAACGTACTTTTCTCTACTCAAACAAAATTAAGATTGGGCGTCATCTCTACTGTCTCTactctcttttttcttcttttttgcgGGTAGTAAAGCTTCTACTATTAATCAAGGAACGTCCAGATTACAGTCCAAATCCTATATACATAACGAGTTGATCCCCGCTATTCTATTTATCTCAACATGCACACATGCCACATTATCACAGGCCTAGCACTAATGCATGAGAAAAAGTTTTTCATTATTTTGGTCTCATGCACACCTTTCACCTCACCACACATGCCACCTCATCAAAAGTCCCACtcaaaatgcatgaaaaaaagtTTTTCATTAcattatactccctctgtcccataatataagagcgttttttacactacattagtgtcaaaaatgctcttatattatgagacggagggagtaccacttatattcaaaatatttttttactACACAATAatcaaataaaatatacaataTTTATTTTTAGCTTTAATTCATATATTATTAATTTAACGATAAAGCTTCATAAAATCAAATCACTGAAATATATTGCAATCGATTCCTGCAGCAACGCGCGCGGTATTCTCTAGTTATATAAATCAACTACTTCAGAGGCTAGAACCCAGCCCGACTATTGTTTTACCCTCAACTCTAGCAAACTTTGCTAACAAGTCACTGACTAAAATTTGACTGCGAAACACAGGACAAACAAAGTGACCTCCGGAGTACGAGCAAGGCAGCCCAGGACCTGGTTGAGAAAATAGGTGCAAAAAATCGTGTGCGCATGTAGTTTAGTGGCATGTATGATGGTTGATGGGGTTTGGCAGCCTAGCACATTTGATAGCGGCGGCTTCTTGCATGCGTTTTTTTAGTTTTAAACAGTAGGAGAGGCTCAAGTAGAATCCTAAAAGAAGTTAATCCAGATAAGAAGGGATGGAAATACAAAAAATGACAACAAGACCAAAGAGGATCAAGACTTTCACTGTATTTCCGCCACAAAAGATCAGTTGTGGTTCTCTCTTTCCAAGCTCAGAGAGATGCAACTCCCACTCTGCTTACACCCTGCAGTCCCTGGGATCGACGACCGGCATGTATCAGGACCTGATCTGGGGTACTTGGGCTCCGGCGAAGCTCAAGCTGTTTGCATGGCTCCTCCACCAGAACAGATTGTGGTGCAACGACCGTCTCCAGCGTAGGGGCTGGACCAACGACTACTTTTGTCAGCTCTGCCTCAGAAACCTTGAGAGCTCTGCGCACTTATTCTGCGAATGCACTTTTACGAAGACGATCTGGGCTGAGCTGTCTTCATGGCAGCACTGTCAGGGTTTGAATCATGCTTGCGAAATCAACGACAACAGCTCTCTGGAGAAGGTGGCAACCTTGGTCTCCGCGACATAGCCAGCGTTCACGAAAGGAATAAAATCCTTGGTGATGCTTGCAATGTGGAAAATCTGGCAGTAATGCAACCACTGCGTTTTCAGGAGGAAGGAGGCAAGGGTGCGGGACGTGCTCGACGAAATCAGAAGAGATCTTAGCCTGTGGCAACAAAGTGGAGTTAAATTTCTTCAGAGCCCCTTCGGGGATCCGCCGTGAGATTGTAGCCTCCGCTACGGTGCAGTCGgcaccctttttcttctttcttttcttatCTCCTTGATCCCAGGATCACCGCATTTGTCACTTTTACCATTGCTCCATGCTTAAATGAATGAAACACCAGCCAAGGCTGGCACTTAAAAAAAAGCTCAGAGAGATGGAGTAATGTGCCCGAAGATAAAATTGTTGCGTTCCTTCGAGATATTCCAGGCAACAATACCAACTATTTCAAAAGTGCATCTGCCTGCTGCTTGGTCAAGGGATTTGTTGAAGGCCTCCTTTCATCCATTCCTGCTCCAATGCCACTCACAATGCCTGCAAGCCTAGCCCTTTGTTCCCTTTCTCGAATCAGCTCTTCCCTCCTATCCCCTGCTATCCCCTGCATCGCCAATTGCATCCACTGCTTCATTCCCATTGAGGAAATGATTGTCAACAAGATACACCACGTACTCCAGCTCCCAATGCCAGAACCCACACGCATTCTATGAGCCAAATAGACCAGAAAAGAGGAAAAATTTAAGCACACCATGTGCTCAAATCCAACAAAAAATATTCATCCCTTGCAGAACAGAAAGAAGAAGGGTGGTGGGCAACTTACATTGCACACTTGTAGAACACCCAACCCTCATGCTTCTCTGTGTTCGACAAGTAGAACTGCACCTGCGTGCGGTAGTGAGGGCATCAGATGAGAGGGAGCACCACAGCCCGCTTGCTGAGAGATGACCTCGCCGAGCTCACGGACATGGCAGTGGCGGTGGCAGGTGGAGAAGGGGAGGGAACCTGAGGACTGGTCAAGCGGGGCGGCATACGAGCTCAATACGCGCTATTGTGACCGTATAATCACATCTTGTCGTATATAGTGAGCGTATTGCATGTATTCCTAAGTACGGTGACCAAAGTGAGCACATGCCGCACAATTAGTGACTTCCAATGCATTTTACTCTTTTTAGTAGGTTGGAAACGAAGACCTAAACTGTGCGTACTGATCTTAGCCTGGCCCCTTTGCTTCCATGGTGGGCTATGTTTCCCTTTTCTCTTTCTAGGATTTGGGCCTTTGAACTACAATTGCTTACCGACTAGGAAATCCTGATAAGGCAAGGGGACCCTATATCCccatacttgttcttgattgcaGCAGAGGGCCTTTCATGCCTATTGAGATCAAAAAGTGAGTCATCAAACCTTCATGGTATAACTGTGGCACCTACGGCGCCGCCGGTAAACCATTTACTTTTCGCAGATGACAACCTGCTGTTTTTTAAGGCCAACAGTATGGAAGCTACGGAGGTCCACAGAACCTTGGATGTGTACTGCCAAGCTTCGGGTTAGCGTATAAATTATGACAAATCGTCAATCTTTTTGAGCAAAGGAGTTCCTGATAGTGTGTGCCAACAAATCAAAGATACATTGCATGTACCCAATGAAACTCTAAATGAAAAGTATCTGGGGATGCCAAGTGATATTGGTACCTCTAAGAATGGAGCGTTTAAATACTTGAAAGATAGGCTGTGGAACAAGGTCCAAGGATGGATAGAGAAAAACTTGTCCATGGCAGGCAAGGAGGTATTGGTCAAAGCGGTAGCACAAGCAGTCCCGGTCTATTCCATGTCATGTTTTAAGCTGCCAAGAGGCCTGTGCGAACACCTGAACATGTTGATTCGAAAATTCTGGTGGGGGAGTAAGAATGGACAACGCAAGCCTAACTGGGTATCATGGAAGGCTATGACACAACCAAAGAACATGGGGGTTTGGGCTTCAAAGATTTTGAGCTTTTTAACTTGGCCATGTTAGCTAAGCAGGCTTGGAGGATTTTGCAAAACCCTGAGTCCCTAAGTGCCTGCATATTGAGAAGTATTTACTTCACAACTTCCTTGTTTTTGGAAGCTTCTCTGGGAAGTCATCCAAGCCAAATCTGGCGAGCGGTAATAGAAGGGAAAGATGTGATGAAACAAGGGCTGATTAAACGGATTGGCAATGGAGAGTCAACCGACATTTGGAATGACAATTGGCTGCCCCGCACTGAAATGATGCGGCCCTATGGTAGCAAGGTTCTGAACCCTCCTTCACAAGCCTCAGAACTTATAGATGTCACATCTGCCGCATGGAATAATGAGAAGGTAGCACAAGTTTTTCTGCCAATGGACGTGTCGGTTATTATGAGTATACCCCTCTGTACACGGAACATTCAAGATTTCTGGTCCTGGCATTATGAATCATCTGGTCTGTTCACAGTCCGGTCAGCGTATGCGATGCTGGTTTCTACCAGACAGAGGAGGGAAGCATGGCTCGAGGACATCCCCGGCGCTTCGTGTCTAGGCTCCGAGGGAAGTGCATGGGAATCGTTGTGGAAGACAAAAGTGCCTGGCAAGGTTTGGATGTTTCTATGGAGATTGGCAAGGCAATCTCTACCCACGGAGGATGTGAGAGCTCACAGAAACATGTCGAAAACTAGCTCGTGTGGGCTGTGCGGCGCACCGGATTCATGGCGTCATTCCCTACTGGAGTGCACCTCGTCCAGATGTGTTTGGGCCCTGGCTGATGCGAGTTTAACAGAACAGATGAGTGTCTCAACAGAGCCGAATGCTAAGCTCTGGCTCTTCTCTATGCTAGAAGCGTTATCGCATGCATCTTTTGTCAAACTCTCGGTGACACTTTGGGCAGTTTGGTGGGCTCGTCGTCAGGCAATCCACGAAGGAATCTTCCAGAGTCCACACACTACACACAATTTTGTGGAGAGATTCTTTGGCGAACTACAAAGTCTGGGAGACAGCAAGCAGGCCAACGGCTGCATCGGGTGGGACAAGGATTGTACCCTCGACTCGGCGCAAGGCTCAGCCAACAGGTTTTGCGAAAATTCATGTGGACGCCGGGGTTGGCCGCTTCAACAGAGGTGGCTCGGCTGCGGCCATATGCGGGGATGATCATGGAAACTACCTGGGCAGCTCGGCATTGGTGATTCCGGGGGTGGTTGATGTGGCGACGCTAGAAGCAATCGCTTGCCGTGAAGCACTTTCGCTGGCAGAAGATTTGCACATTCATGAGCTGGTCATTGCTTCGGACTCCAAGCTGATGATCAACGACATCAATAGAGGCTATGGAGGGAAGCACGGGGCTATCATCTCGGAGATTCGCTTGCGAGCCGCTGCTTTTAATTGTACCTTTGTTTTTTAGGGTCGCGCGTTGAATGGTGATGCTCATATCATAGCTAGATCTTCGCTTTCTGTTCATGGGGGCGCCATCTTTGGCTTGTCCACCCCCATGCAAATTGTATCCCACAAACTGTGGCTTATAATCAATAAAGTGTGTCTTACCCctaaaaaaaaagaaatcccgTACCTGAATCCGTCCCTAACGCATCTACACTGTTGGTTACCGACTAGGAAACAACACGGCCACGGGCCTGGTCGCCTCATATCCCGCCGTACGTGCAACGCAAACCCTCGGCAGCCCACGTCGATCCACCGCTCATCTAAATATAATCCCGCGACCTCGCCTCTCACGCGAACTTGTCGAGTCTCTGGTTCGCCGTCAAATCTAAAGCGGGAAGGTGCGTGGACTCGGGGATTTGGGACCCATGTCGTTCGCTTACAAGTTCAGGTACATCGTCGTCGGCGACACAGGTGCGTGCCTTCTTCTCGACGCCGCGCCGCCTCGCGCGCTCTCCCGCTGTCCCATCTGTTCTCTTGCGCCTCTAGTCCATCGTCCCCTGATTCTATCATCGGTTCGTTGCGTGATCTCGAGAATCCATGCCGGTTATAAGTATAGAAAGCTCCGCCTTCGTCACTCGAAATCGGCCGGCCGGCGAGGGTGATCCTGTGATGCGATGCCTCGTGTGTAGAAGGCCGAGACCTTGTTCGTTTTTCTTCGATGGTTTGGACGATCAATCTTAGCTAGCATAAATCTCTTTGAAACCATGACCCTATATATGACCATGTTACGAATTTGCTGTCCCAGGGGTTGGGAAGTCATGCCTCCTGCTGCAGTTCACCGACAAGCGGTTCCAGCCCGTGCACGACCTGACCATCGGCGTCGAATTTGGACAGCGCATGGTCACCATCGGCAAGAAGAAAATAAAGCTTCAGATCTGGGACACGGTCTGTTAACTTAATTGTTCCGCTATATGTATAAACCTTCAGACGAAACTAGTTAAATGCATTCTCTACTGCTTTCAACATCATATCTTTATTATAAATCTCTACTGAAGTGAACTGCATCCTGATGATGCAGGCAGGCCAGGAGGCTTTCAGGTCAATCACTAAATCCTACTACAGAAGTGCGGCCGCTGCTCTTCTCGTTTATGACATCACCAGGTACATTCAACAGCTTAAGCATTTTAAGTTACCCTTGTTTTAGGAGGATTTACTACTCGTAGTCAGATATGAATGTCGATTTTTCCTCTGATGGAGAACAGGAGGGAGACCTTCAACCACGTCGCGAGCTGGCTGGAAGAAATGAGGGAGCAGGCGGACGGCAACAACAACATCACCATCATGCTGGTCGGAAACAAATCAGATTTAGCTCAGAGGCGAGCCGTCAGCACGGAAGAGGGCGAGCAGTTCGCCAAGGAGAACGGCCTCGCCTTCATGGAGACCTCGGCCAGGACCCGGCACAACGTGGAGGAGGTAACTCGAAGCACCGCATCGTGTCGCAGCGGCGCACAATTCATTCGCCATGGCCTTTTCCTCACATGACCTATATATGCACGCAGGCATTCCCTCAAAGCTCGTCCATGGTGTGCCAGAAGATCCAGGAAGGTGCCATCGATCTGTCCAAGGTGAGTGCCGTACTGCATTATGTTGTCTTGTATTTTTTGCTAGCAGGTGCTTATGGGGTTCATTTGACCATTGTTGTTTCTCTTGCAGAGTAGTGGTGTCACGCCCGGAGGTGATGATTTCAGTCGTCTCGAGCCTCTGCCTCCGTCTCGAGCCTCCGTCTGCTGCAGCAGCTGAGCATAGCTTGGACGACTCAGTTCCGTCTCTCGGATCTTGTTTAATACTAGTGCAAATCAGTAGTAACTCCATGCTTTCAACCTcgagcatatatatatatatatatatatatatatatatatatatatatatatatatatatatatatatatatatagatcaCTTGGCAGTTAAAATGATGTACATCGTTTCATAGTCTCTCACTTGTCTTGTTCTCCCGAAGTTATATTTTTTTACTAATGTCTTATTTTTAGTTTACTATTTTTGTCTTGTAAGTATTAAAAAAAGAACGAAAATCAGAAATTTCTTTTGACCCCAGGCTCCATGGAGCTCGGATATTGAAAAAATCCAAACTAAGATTTTTTTTTTAGTTTTAAAATTTCTAGAGAACACGCCCACACAGACATattccctccgtccggaaatacctatcatagaaatggatgtatctacacATATTTTAGTTTTAAATACATCCACTTTTATCCATTTGtggacaagtaattccggacagagggagtattaatGTATACTACTTGTTTGTAAAGTTCCATGATGAAATACATTAGGAGTCCCACACATACATATTGATGTATACTACTTTTTGTAAAGTTTCATGATGAAATACATTTTGGTGTGAGGTAAAAAAAACAAATTCAGGCCTTTTGTAAAAACTAGACGACATCGCACGCGTTGCTGTGAGGACTTTTAAGCATAAATGAGGATTTGATCAAATAAATGATACTACGACGTACGGTATTCTCGAATTTCGAATTATTACATCATGCACATCAATCTGGAGAGCAAAATATTTCTATGTTAGTGATAAGTGACGTAAGCAACATTGTACAGATAATTTGTGCACAGGAAGCCAATGAAGCATGTAGGTCGTGTGTGGCATTGTGGATGTTTAACATGCTTGGTTGATGGTGGAGTATTAACGAAACACAGCAAAATACAGTATTATCCAGGGGATTAAGGAAAGAATACAggttgatatatatatatacacacacactaAATGCGTATTGAAACAACCAGGGATTTAGTGCTTATGTTTATCTGTCATTAGCTGCTTCATTTGATCAGCTGGTACTGCAAATCTGGTGTCCAACTAGCAGAAACTTATAGCAGCAC
This genomic window contains:
- the LOC109757587 gene encoding subtilisin-like protease SBT5.3, with protein sequence MRRGMHSSVKKSSPRAPPLAPVLLLICGLSLLQRPASAEIKSYVVYLGFHSHGREGAALASNQERAKNSHYQFLGSVLGSEEKAQDAIFYSYTRYINGFAATLEEEDAMQISKHPSVISVFPNRGHKLHTTRSWEFLGMEKDGRVRPNSIWAKARYGEGVIIGNLDTGVWPEAGSFSDDGMGPVPARWRGVCHDQSSSDDAQVRCNRKLIGAQYFNKGYAATVGRAGAGASPASTRDSDGHGTHTLSTAAGRFVPGANLFGYGNGTAKGGAPGARVAAYKVCWRPVNGSECFDADIIAAFDAAIHDGVDVLSVSLGGAPTDYFRDGVAIGSFHAVRNGVTVVTSAGNSGPGAGTVSNTAPWLVTVGASTMDREFPAYLVLGNKKRIKGQSLSPVPLPANKHYRLISSVEAKAEDATVAQAQLCMEGSLDKKKARGKIVVCMRGKNARVEKGEAVHRAGGVGLVLANDEATGNEMIADAHVLPATHITYSDGVALLAYMNSTRLASGYITLPNTALETKPAPFMAAFSSQGPNTVTPQILKPDITAPGVSILAAFTGLAGPTGLTFDSRRVLFNSESGTSMSCPHVAGIAGLLKALHPDWSPAAIKSAIMTTTRVQDNTRRPMSNSSFLRATPFAYGAGHVQPNRAADPGLVYDTNATDYLHFLCALGYNSTVIGTFMDGPNACPARPRKPEDLNYPSVTVPHLSASGEPRTVTRRVRNVGAEPAAYDVRVREPRGVSVSVRPSRLEFAAAGEEKEFAVTFRARAGRFLPGEYVFGQMVWSDGAGRRRHRVRSPVVVRVGAHRTSKTSVPVA
- the LOC109757580 gene encoding ras-related protein RABB1c-like, encoding MSFAYKFRYIVVGDTGVGKSCLLLQFTDKRFQPVHDLTIGVEFGQRMVTIGKKKIKLQIWDTAGQEAFRSITKSYYRSAAAALLVYDITRRETFNHVASWLEEMREQADGNNNITIMLVGNKSDLAQRRAVSTEEGEQFAKENGLAFMETSARTRHNVEEAFPQSSSMVCQKIQEGAIDLSKVLMGFI